In the Enterococcus saigonensis genome, one interval contains:
- a CDS encoding glycosyltransferase family 4 protein: protein MIKITMFSRADTVKGQGVGSAYNELIKMLKARFKDDFDIQINTYKKSDISHYHTINPEFYLSTFFKRRRGVTVGYVHFLPETLEGSIHLAKPIQKIFNWYVLSFYRRMDKLVVVNPSFIPELRKAGIPEEKITYIPNFVSAEEFYQMKPEEKQRLRKEHQIEPNKFIVLGVGQIQKRKGVDDFIRLANENPEVTFIWVGGFSFGKITDGYDEYKEVYENPPANLVFTGIIDRSELVNYYNMADIFLLPSYNELFPMSILESFSCQTPVMVRNLELYESVISGYYLGADDFEEMNCDIKALQNDEELLKKYACLAHDASNYYSEAHVGEIWYEFYTGLLKKKIEKVEL, encoded by the coding sequence ATGATAAAAATTACCATGTTTTCCCGGGCCGACACAGTTAAAGGCCAAGGGGTGGGAAGTGCATATAATGAGTTAATCAAGATGCTAAAGGCGCGTTTTAAAGATGATTTTGACATACAGATTAATACGTATAAAAAATCAGATATTTCCCATTACCATACCATTAATCCAGAGTTTTATTTGTCGACTTTTTTCAAAAGAAGACGAGGTGTTACTGTGGGATATGTTCATTTTTTACCAGAAACTTTGGAAGGAAGCATTCATTTGGCCAAGCCAATTCAAAAAATTTTTAATTGGTACGTACTTTCTTTTTATCGTCGGATGGATAAATTAGTAGTAGTGAACCCCAGTTTTATTCCAGAATTAAGGAAAGCTGGGATACCAGAAGAAAAAATCACTTATATTCCTAATTTTGTTTCGGCAGAAGAATTTTATCAAATGAAACCTGAAGAAAAGCAAAGATTACGAAAAGAACATCAAATTGAACCAAATAAATTTATTGTTCTCGGTGTTGGCCAGATTCAAAAGCGCAAAGGTGTCGATGATTTTATTCGCTTAGCTAATGAAAATCCTGAAGTGACGTTTATATGGGTGGGAGGCTTTTCTTTTGGCAAAATAACAGATGGTTATGATGAGTACAAAGAAGTCTATGAAAATCCACCGGCTAACTTAGTTTTCACTGGTATTATCGATCGCAGTGAGTTAGTTAATTACTATAATATGGCAGATATTTTCTTGCTGCCTTCTTATAATGAATTATTTCCAATGAGTATTTTGGAGTCTTTTAGTTGTCAAACACCAGTGATGGTTCGAAATTTGGAATTGTATGAATCCGTCATTTCTGGCTATTACTTGGGAGCAGATGATTTTGAAGAGATGAACTGCGATATTAAAGCTTTGCAAAATGATGAGGAGTTATTAAAAAAATATGCTTGTCTTGCCCATGATGCGTCGAATTATTATTCTGAGGCCCATGTAGGGGAAATTTGGTATGAATTTTATACAGGACTTTTAAAAAAGAAAATTGAAAAAGTGGAACTTTAA
- a CDS encoding ribosomal-processing cysteine protease Prp, with translation MIKGTFKRNDSGQIVTFTLTGHAEAGPYGSDIVCAGVSALAISTINGIDALAGVAPKVEANESEGGYLKMDVVSGLTQEQTNIEQILLENLLLGLQSIEAENSEFIQINTITEK, from the coding sequence ATGATCAAAGGGACATTCAAACGCAATGACTCTGGCCAGATTGTTACTTTCACATTGACAGGGCATGCCGAAGCTGGGCCATATGGTAGTGACATTGTTTGTGCTGGTGTTTCTGCGCTAGCAATCAGTACCATTAACGGCATTGATGCTTTAGCTGGGGTTGCACCCAAGGTTGAAGCAAACGAATCTGAAGGCGGCTATCTTAAAATGGATGTCGTATCAGGTTTAACTCAGGAGCAAACTAACATTGAACAAATTCTTTTAGAAAATTTGTTGTTAGGTTTACAGTCAATTGAAGCCGAAAATAGTGAGTTTATTCAAATTAATACGATTACAGAAAAATAG
- a CDS encoding signal peptidase I — translation MSNFKQMGLFGSVIVTIIMALALLITLLPHLFGMTVSIVKDSDMQPTYPKGSLIFVRQIEPEDIYVGEVVTYYVNQGENIQTRRVVAKEDNQVFYTKGDGNEQMEIGYVSSRNLIGQPIIHLPYLGHFVSRELLDLVQQIFWLIAGFITFTTIWHLIEQVIHNRQVRNY, via the coding sequence ATGTCGAATTTTAAACAAATGGGCCTATTTGGTTCGGTTATTGTCACAATTATAATGGCGCTGGCTTTGTTGATTACATTATTACCACATCTATTCGGAATGACGGTTTCAATTGTAAAAGATAGTGACATGCAGCCGACTTACCCTAAAGGAAGCTTGATTTTTGTTCGTCAAATAGAACCAGAAGACATTTACGTTGGAGAAGTGGTTACTTATTATGTAAATCAAGGTGAAAATATTCAAACCCGTAGAGTGGTTGCTAAAGAAGATAATCAAGTTTTTTATACAAAAGGTGATGGAAATGAACAAATGGAAATCGGGTATGTAAGCAGTCGGAATTTAATTGGACAGCCCATTATTCATTTACCGTATTTGGGACACTTTGTTTCTCGGGAACTTTTAGATTTAGTGCAGCAAATATTTTGGTTGATTGCTGGATTTATCACATTTACGACAATTTGGCATTTGATAGAACAAGTGATACATAATAGACAAGTTCGCAACTATTAA
- a CDS encoding uracil-DNA glycosylase encodes MEYPKDLVKLTKARSKNYNLEGFVTGQGPLRPKLMIVGEAPGRKEIENFIPFSGQAGKELMACLASVGLTRKDVYITSAVRSRPYATKERINKKTDKKEIIYPNRTPLKKEILAHAPLLDYEIKKVKPKIIAPVGNIGLQRLLGNNYVVSQTHGQIIHHPIQKLNEKMTDYIWSDSNYTIVPLFHPAAIFYNRQLESLIKKDWQILGELLQLTADKS; translated from the coding sequence ATGGAATATCCAAAAGATTTAGTAAAATTAACCAAAGCGCGCTCAAAGAATTACAATTTGGAAGGTTTTGTCACTGGACAAGGTCCTCTGAGACCAAAATTAATGATCGTCGGTGAGGCTCCTGGTCGTAAAGAAATCGAAAACTTTATCCCCTTTAGTGGTCAAGCAGGAAAAGAATTAATGGCTTGTCTTGCAAGTGTCGGATTAACAAGGAAAGATGTTTATATTACAAGTGCAGTTAGAAGTAGACCTTATGCTACGAAAGAACGAATAAATAAAAAAACTGATAAAAAAGAAATTATTTATCCCAATCGGACACCTTTAAAAAAAGAGATTCTCGCTCATGCGCCTCTTTTGGATTATGAAATAAAAAAAGTAAAACCAAAAATAATCGCACCGGTAGGAAATATCGGTCTCCAACGTTTATTAGGAAATAATTACGTCGTTAGTCAAACTCATGGACAAATAATTCACCATCCCATTCAAAAACTAAACGAAAAAATGACAGATTATATTTGGTCTGATTCAAACTACACAATCGTGCCGTTATTTCATCCAGCAGCCATTTTTTATAATCGCCAGTTAGAATCTCTAATAAAGAAAGATTGGCAAATCCTTGGAGAATTACTGCAACTAACTGCTGATAAAAGCTAA
- a CDS encoding alpha/beta hydrolase encodes MVNKWLKGVLWLGLLGFLLNTFHLSAKAENNQATMTLKNEALVMVPGTGATVDRFDKLIAQLQKKAAVEVLKITVQTDGQLTIKGELSQKDIRPIIVIGFADSSEETVPQQAIWFQKAMEYVQHCYGVEKYSFLGHSNGGLVLTEYLEYVHLTVDPQPTKILFLGTPFNDVGWKYNEMATSLTKVKARSAILQRYLSKKQRLLKEINVISIAGNVTKGNSDGVVPVTSLLAGRLIYGESQSYEEFVVAENAKHSQLVIHPTVVNFVQDFLWSEKK; translated from the coding sequence ATGGTAAATAAGTGGTTAAAGGGAGTTTTATGGTTGGGATTATTGGGCTTTTTATTGAATACTTTTCATTTAAGTGCAAAAGCAGAAAATAACCAAGCGACGATGACGTTGAAAAATGAAGCATTGGTGATGGTACCAGGAACTGGTGCAACTGTTGATCGTTTTGATAAACTAATTGCTCAATTGCAAAAAAAAGCTGCTGTTGAGGTTTTGAAAATTACAGTTCAAACAGACGGACAGTTAACCATTAAAGGGGAGCTGTCACAAAAAGATATTCGGCCTATTATTGTAATTGGTTTTGCTGATAGTTCAGAAGAAACAGTTCCGCAGCAAGCGATATGGTTTCAAAAGGCAATGGAATATGTCCAACATTGCTATGGCGTTGAAAAGTATAGTTTTCTTGGACATTCTAATGGCGGCTTGGTTTTGACAGAATATTTGGAGTATGTTCATCTTACCGTTGATCCTCAACCGACTAAAATTCTATTTTTAGGAACACCATTTAATGATGTGGGATGGAAGTATAACGAAATGGCAACCTCTTTAACAAAAGTAAAAGCTAGGAGTGCGATTTTGCAGCGCTATCTAAGTAAGAAGCAGCGTCTATTAAAAGAGATAAATGTTATTAGCATAGCCGGAAATGTCACCAAGGGCAATTCAGATGGAGTAGTACCCGTTACAAGTCTTTTAGCGGGAAGGTTAATTTATGGCGAAAGTCAAAGTTATGAAGAATTCGTTGTGGCAGAAAATGCCAAGCATAGTCAGTTGGTGATTCACCCAACTGTTGTAAATTTTGTCCAAGATTTTTTATGGTCAGAGAAAAAATAA
- a CDS encoding cold-shock protein encodes MEGTVKSFNEKGGYGFLVNDHKQDMFVYQEDIVLPLDKVLLVGQRVSYEVVTNQKGQQKAIHVKVIN; translated from the coding sequence TTGGAAGGCACTGTAAAATCTTTTAATGAAAAAGGTGGCTACGGTTTTTTAGTAAACGACCATAAGCAGGATATGTTTGTTTATCAAGAAGATATCGTTTTACCCTTAGATAAGGTACTTTTAGTGGGACAAAGGGTAAGTTATGAGGTTGTTACCAATCAAAAGGGGCAGCAAAAGGCGATTCATGTGAAAGTGATCAATTAA
- a CDS encoding PTS system mannose/fructose/N-acetylgalactosamine-transporter subunit IIB: MDIRLARIDDRLIHGQVATAWSKQSGIERILVVSDEVAQDQLRRFLLQEASPPGIKSNVISIDKMITLYHEDLLAGQKVMLLFTDPKAAERLVRGGVQLTSINIGGMRFTVGKKMLTNFVSLNQADVASFQYLASQGIELELRKVPADRKVYLMELLEKENFI; this comes from the coding sequence ATTGATATTCGCTTAGCGCGCATTGATGATCGTTTAATTCACGGACAGGTTGCGACAGCTTGGTCAAAGCAAAGTGGAATCGAGCGCATTTTAGTTGTATCAGATGAAGTAGCCCAAGATCAGTTGCGTCGTTTTTTGTTACAAGAGGCATCCCCACCAGGTATTAAGTCCAATGTAATTAGTATTGATAAAATGATTACGCTTTATCATGAAGATTTATTGGCCGGACAAAAAGTTATGTTGCTGTTTACAGATCCTAAAGCTGCAGAACGGCTGGTTCGTGGCGGAGTTCAGTTAACGTCAATCAATATCGGAGGTATGCGATTTACTGTTGGAAAGAAGATGTTGACAAATTTTGTTTCTTTAAATCAAGCTGACGTTGCATCTTTTCAATATCTTGCTTCTCAAGGTATTGAACTTGAGTTGCGAAAGGTACCTGCAGATCGTAAAGTCTACTTAATGGAATTGTTGGAAAAAGAAAATTTTATCTAG
- a CDS encoding sigma-54-dependent transcriptional regulator: MTKRIERVYQFVAMNDPLQNGLTTNEVAEGLVLQRTNVSKDLNRLVRAGRLIKIDGRPVRYTVSQVESLSKADDITQESYPKIEHVASYKEYTPSEKKQVIPSELRRGDIFSRIIGSNGSMKNAVEQAKAAILYPPKGLNCLITGPTGSGKTYFAHAMFRFAVTSQVIESEKELIVFNCADYANNPELLMSHLFGYVKGAFTGAEQDKTGIIDQADGGMLFLDEIHRLPPEGQEMVFYFMDHGTFSRLGESSKNHKADVRIVGATTEDPSSSLLDTFVRRIPINIQLPAFDQRPASEKVDLVKVMVAQEAGRIDRQISLTEDVVKALIGSVSYGNIGQLKSNVQLVCARGFLNHMNSEEMNITIDDLPEGIRSGLLLLANKREVLNELSKVLDPKIVITPNDQIILIQQDTYELPYNLYDIIGDKAALLKADGLDQETINHFISTDINVHLKSFYKNHGFAFNADNKLAEFVDQRVIDTTNHIYDMVREKLGYAFQQNFVYAMSLHISSFLKKLEHGEERSTNDNIRQMVAGFPAEFEIAQKIRHYISESFNVEIPKSEDYYLAVLLISLRANQQEGKIGVVVAAHGNSTATSMVEVVTQLLDIDQVQAVDMPLDMPPKVALEKVARAVTEVDDGSGVMLLVDMGSLATFGNEITQNTGIEVRTIDMVTTAIVLETVRKASVLGTDLDSLFESLHRFSGYTLIPSQKNNKGITTKPTAILAVCASGEGTAQRIKEIIQRSLSGDQKQLQVLTQSVVTLPEQLPQIQTDYNLVAATGIVDPQINAPFIPLDRFINQDVKAILNRLLLDHDQLISYPNEAMQEEKAVELIKHFINDNFTFVNGEKLAQPIWSFVKNMVEDVGLNDAEFGLEVNLALHMAGLLERVLLKQPLAITNLESQQLTNEPLYEQVHNHIQSFGRMLRLGIPPAEEYYVLEVLKTRINN; encoded by the coding sequence ATGACTAAGAGAATTGAACGTGTTTATCAGTTTGTTGCAATGAATGACCCACTTCAAAATGGGCTTACCACTAATGAGGTGGCAGAAGGACTTGTATTGCAGCGAACGAATGTCAGTAAAGATTTAAATCGGTTAGTAAGGGCGGGACGTTTAATCAAGATTGATGGTCGCCCTGTGCGTTATACTGTTTCCCAAGTAGAATCTTTATCAAAAGCAGATGACATAACCCAAGAGTCATATCCTAAAATTGAACATGTAGCTAGTTATAAAGAGTATACACCTAGTGAGAAAAAGCAGGTTATCCCGTCAGAATTACGACGAGGAGATATTTTTTCGCGCATTATTGGCTCTAATGGTAGTATGAAAAATGCAGTGGAACAAGCAAAAGCTGCTATATTATATCCACCAAAAGGCTTAAACTGCTTAATTACAGGCCCTACAGGTTCTGGTAAAACGTATTTTGCTCACGCCATGTTTCGTTTTGCTGTAACCAGTCAAGTTATTGAGTCAGAAAAAGAATTAATTGTTTTTAATTGCGCAGATTATGCAAACAATCCGGAACTTTTAATGAGCCATTTGTTTGGTTACGTAAAAGGTGCTTTTACGGGAGCTGAACAAGACAAGACCGGAATTATCGATCAAGCAGACGGTGGAATGTTGTTTCTTGATGAAATTCATCGTTTACCACCAGAAGGTCAAGAAATGGTTTTTTATTTTATGGATCACGGAACTTTCTCTCGTCTGGGTGAGAGTAGTAAAAATCATAAAGCAGATGTACGAATTGTAGGGGCAACTACAGAAGATCCCAGTTCCTCATTATTAGATACTTTTGTCCGTAGAATTCCAATTAATATCCAATTACCAGCTTTTGATCAGCGTCCAGCAAGCGAAAAAGTTGATCTCGTAAAGGTGATGGTCGCACAAGAAGCCGGTCGTATTGATCGGCAGATTTCTTTAACAGAAGACGTAGTTAAGGCTTTAATTGGTAGTGTTAGTTATGGTAATATTGGGCAGTTAAAATCAAATGTACAGCTTGTTTGTGCGCGTGGTTTTTTAAATCACATGAATAGTGAAGAAATGAATATCACGATTGATGATTTACCAGAGGGAATTCGTTCGGGACTATTATTGTTGGCAAATAAGCGAGAAGTCTTAAATGAATTATCTAAAGTATTAGATCCAAAAATTGTGATTACACCAAATGACCAAATAATTTTGATTCAGCAAGATACGTATGAGTTACCTTATAACTTATATGATATTATCGGCGATAAAGCTGCACTACTTAAGGCTGATGGTTTGGACCAAGAAACGATTAATCATTTTATTTCAACAGATATTAATGTTCATTTGAAATCATTTTATAAAAATCACGGGTTTGCCTTTAATGCAGATAATAAACTGGCTGAATTTGTCGACCAAAGAGTAATTGATACAACGAATCATATTTATGATATGGTGCGTGAAAAGTTAGGATATGCTTTTCAGCAAAATTTTGTTTATGCAATGAGTTTGCACATCAGTTCATTTTTAAAAAAATTGGAACATGGCGAAGAACGTAGTACAAATGATAATATTCGACAAATGGTAGCTGGTTTTCCAGCGGAGTTTGAAATTGCGCAAAAAATTCGTCATTACATTAGTGAAAGTTTTAATGTTGAAATTCCAAAAAGCGAAGACTATTATTTAGCAGTTTTGTTAATTTCTTTACGAGCAAATCAACAAGAGGGAAAAATTGGTGTAGTTGTGGCAGCTCACGGAAATAGTACAGCAACTAGCATGGTTGAAGTAGTTACACAGTTATTGGATATTGATCAAGTACAAGCTGTGGATATGCCTCTTGATATGCCGCCAAAAGTCGCACTAGAGAAAGTTGCCCGAGCTGTTACCGAAGTAGATGATGGTTCGGGGGTGATGTTACTAGTAGATATGGGGTCTTTAGCCACTTTCGGAAACGAAATTACCCAGAATACTGGTATCGAAGTCCGTACTATTGATATGGTAACGACAGCAATCGTATTGGAAACGGTGCGAAAAGCTTCTGTTTTAGGAACGGATTTAGATAGCTTATTTGAATCTTTGCATCGATTTAGTGGCTACACTTTAATCCCATCTCAGAAAAATAATAAGGGTATAACGACGAAACCAACTGCGATTTTAGCAGTTTGCGCTTCTGGTGAGGGAACTGCTCAACGAATTAAAGAAATTATTCAACGTTCTTTAAGCGGAGATCAAAAACAATTGCAAGTACTCACCCAATCAGTAGTTACGCTACCAGAACAATTACCGCAGATTCAAACGGATTATAACTTAGTTGCTGCAACGGGTATCGTTGATCCGCAGATTAATGCACCTTTTATTCCTTTAGATCGTTTTATCAATCAAGACGTTAAAGCTATTTTAAATCGATTATTATTGGATCATGATCAGTTGATTTCTTATCCAAATGAAGCTATGCAAGAAGAAAAAGCAGTAGAACTGATTAAGCATTTTATTAATGATAACTTTACGTTTGTCAATGGGGAGAAACTTGCGCAACCAATTTGGAGTTTTGTTAAAAATATGGTAGAAGATGTAGGCTTGAATGATGCTGAATTTGGCTTAGAAGTAAACTTGGCTTTGCATATGGCAGGTCTGTTAGAACGTGTGCTATTAAAACAACCATTGGCGATAACAAACTTAGAATCTCAACAATTGACCAATGAACCACTTTATGAGCAAGTGCACAACCACATTCAATCATTTGGACGAATGCTACGTTTAGGCATTCCGCCAGCTGAGGAATATTATGTTTTAGAAGTACTTAAAACACGAATTAATAATTAA
- a CDS encoding iron-sulfur cluster biosynthesis family protein, with the protein MKMSITNEAAPYLAAKLADNNSFILALNDGSNQFSSAQGCCMIGDRFLIKPIKEKIVPFIIQLQNDHYSIYTSNYEKNFLPTNIILDRNKSYGSFVLRSDEGILDMNVTFQPAE; encoded by the coding sequence ATGAAAATGAGCATTACAAATGAAGCTGCTCCATACCTAGCAGCAAAATTAGCCGACAATAATTCGTTTATATTAGCATTAAACGATGGATCAAATCAATTTTCATCAGCTCAAGGGTGCTGTATGATTGGCGATCGTTTTTTAATTAAGCCGATTAAAGAAAAAATCGTTCCTTTTATTATCCAACTACAAAATGATCACTATTCCATTTATACATCAAACTATGAAAAAAACTTTTTACCCACTAATATTATACTCGATCGTAATAAAAGTTATGGCAGTTTCGTTTTGCGTTCTGACGAAGGAATTTTAGATATGAACGTTACTTTTCAGCCGGCAGAATAA
- a CDS encoding O-methyltransferase has product MLNEMMDRPVVDARLVEYMRTKQKPLAGAIGELEEIAHKRRVPIIPHETVVFLQFLLGQIKPKEVLEIGAAIGFSSSLMAQFVGEGHVTTIDRFDLMIKEAKINYEKLGLTEKVTLLEGDAAAILPTLTGPYDFMFMDSAKSKYLSFLPECLRLLKVGGVLMVDDVFQGGTILDPIEEIPRKNRSIHRKLNQFLDVVMTHPDLTSTLVPLGDGILLITKEKETISL; this is encoded by the coding sequence ATGTTAAATGAAATGATGGATAGGCCAGTTGTGGATGCACGACTAGTTGAATATATGCGTACAAAACAAAAACCTTTGGCTGGTGCAATTGGAGAATTAGAAGAAATTGCCCATAAAAGACGGGTACCAATAATTCCTCACGAAACAGTAGTTTTTTTACAGTTTTTGTTAGGACAAATAAAGCCAAAGGAAGTTTTGGAAATTGGTGCGGCAATTGGTTTTTCTTCTAGTTTGATGGCACAATTTGTAGGAGAGGGCCACGTTACGACGATTGACCGATTTGATTTGATGATTAAAGAGGCAAAAATAAATTATGAAAAATTAGGTTTGACCGAAAAAGTGACTTTATTAGAAGGTGATGCGGCTGCAATTTTACCAACTTTGACAGGTCCTTATGACTTTATGTTTATGGATAGCGCGAAGTCAAAATATCTGAGCTTTTTACCCGAATGTTTACGTCTATTAAAAGTTGGTGGGGTCTTAATGGTAGACGATGTTTTCCAAGGAGGTACCATTTTAGATCCAATTGAAGAAATTCCCCGCAAAAATCGCAGTATCCACCGGAAATTGAATCAGTTTTTAGATGTAGTGATGACACATCCAGATTTAACTTCGACTTTAGTACCTTTAGGCGATGGTATTTTATTGATTACTAAGGAAAAAGAAACGATTTCGTTATAG
- the rplU gene encoding 50S ribosomal protein L21, translating into MYAIIKTGGKQVKVEVGQAIYVEKLDVEAGGKVTFDEVILVGGESTKVGAPTVAGATVEGTVEKHGKQKKVVTFKYKPKKHSHRKQGHRQPYTKVVIDAINA; encoded by the coding sequence ATGTACGCAATTATCAAAACTGGTGGTAAACAAGTTAAAGTTGAAGTTGGTCAAGCAATATACGTTGAAAAATTAGACGTTGAAGCTGGTGGCAAAGTAACTTTTGACGAAGTTATCTTAGTAGGTGGCGAATCAACGAAAGTTGGCGCTCCAACTGTTGCAGGCGCAACGGTTGAAGGAACTGTTGAAAAACACGGTAAACAAAAGAAAGTTGTTACTTTCAAATATAAACCTAAAAAACACTCTCACCGCAAGCAAGGTCATCGTCAACCATATACTAAAGTGGTTATCGACGCTATTAACGCTTAA
- a CDS encoding GNAT family N-acetyltransferase: protein MTEKIRIATKKDAAAILAIYMPYVKETAITFEYEVPTLADFEKRIEQTLARYPYLVAEKEDSTLTGYAYAGAYKGRPAYDWSCEVTIYVAKDAKSRGLGTRLYQALEVELQKQNVVQLLACITAGNGASIKFHEKLGYRQVGIFPKLGYKFAQWYDILWLQKTLQEVSSEPDNFIPYPKIKDLP from the coding sequence ATGACAGAAAAAATCCGTATAGCAACAAAGAAAGATGCCGCTGCAATTTTAGCAATTTATATGCCTTATGTAAAAGAGACAGCCATTACATTTGAATATGAAGTTCCCACTTTAGCTGATTTTGAAAAACGGATTGAACAAACGTTAGCACGTTATCCTTATTTGGTAGCAGAAAAAGAAGATAGTACACTTACAGGATATGCATATGCAGGTGCTTATAAAGGACGACCAGCCTATGATTGGAGTTGTGAAGTGACGATTTATGTAGCTAAAGACGCTAAAAGCAGAGGGCTGGGTACACGTTTATATCAGGCATTAGAAGTAGAGCTACAAAAACAAAATGTTGTTCAACTATTAGCCTGTATTACTGCGGGAAATGGCGCTAGCATCAAGTTTCACGAAAAACTCGGCTATCGTCAAGTTGGTATTTTTCCTAAATTGGGTTATAAATTTGCCCAATGGTATGATATCTTATGGCTGCAAAAAACATTACAAGAAGTATCAAGTGAGCCAGATAATTTTATTCCTTATCCAAAAATAAAAGACTTGCCTTAA
- a CDS encoding mannose/fructose/sorbose PTS transporter subunit IIB produces MVGIILASHGEFAEGILQSGAMIFGEQENVKAVTLMPSEGPDDVRAKMEAAISSFDDQDEVLFLVDLWGGTPFNQANNLFEAHKDKWAIVAGMNLPMVIEAYASRFSMNSAQEIAAHIIETAKEGVRVKPEELEPQTAAPVATGGAQPTGAIPAGTVLGDGHIKFVLARIDSRLLHGQVATAWTKAVGPNRIIVVSDAVAKDDLRKKLIEQAAPPGVKANVIPIDKMIEVAKDPRFGNTKALLLFENPEDLLRAVEGGVDIKEVNVGSMAHSVGKVQVNKVLSMNSEDVKTFDALKEKGITFDVRKVPSNSKENFDELLKKAKTELANAN; encoded by the coding sequence ATGGTAGGAATTATCCTGGCTAGTCATGGAGAATTCGCTGAAGGTATCTTGCAATCCGGCGCAATGATTTTCGGAGAACAAGAAAACGTTAAAGCTGTAACGTTAATGCCAAGTGAAGGTCCCGATGATGTAAGAGCCAAAATGGAAGCAGCGATTAGTTCTTTTGATGATCAAGATGAAGTATTATTCTTGGTCGATCTTTGGGGTGGAACTCCATTCAACCAAGCCAATAACTTGTTTGAAGCACACAAAGACAAATGGGCAATTGTTGCCGGCATGAACTTGCCAATGGTCATTGAAGCTTATGCTTCACGCTTTTCAATGAACTCTGCACAAGAAATTGCAGCTCATATCATTGAAACTGCAAAGGAAGGTGTCCGGGTTAAACCAGAAGAATTAGAGCCACAAACAGCAGCTCCAGTAGCAACTGGTGGAGCACAACCAACTGGTGCTATCCCTGCTGGTACAGTTTTAGGTGACGGTCATATTAAATTCGTTTTGGCACGAATTGACTCACGTTTATTGCATGGACAAGTTGCGACAGCTTGGACAAAAGCGGTTGGCCCTAATCGTATTATCGTTGTTTCTGATGCAGTAGCAAAAGATGATTTACGTAAGAAATTAATTGAACAGGCTGCTCCTCCAGGTGTTAAGGCTAATGTTATTCCAATCGATAAAATGATTGAAGTGGCAAAAGACCCACGTTTTGGTAATACAAAAGCGTTGTTGTTGTTTGAAAACCCTGAAGATTTATTGCGTGCTGTTGAAGGTGGCGTTGACATTAAAGAAGTTAACGTTGGTTCTATGGCCCATTCAGTTGGTAAAGTTCAAGTCAACAAAGTATTGTCAATGAATTCAGAAGATGTAAAAACTTTTGATGCACTAAAAGAAAAGGGTATCACCTTTGATGTACGTAAAGTGCCAAGTAACTCAAAAGAAAACTTCGACGAATTGTTGAAAAAAGCAAAAACTGAATTGGCAAACGCCAATTAG
- the rpmA gene encoding 50S ribosomal protein L27, with product MLMKMNLQFFAHKKGGGSTSNGRDSESKRLGAKRADGQTVTGGSILYRQRGTKIYPGVNVGKGGDDTLFAKVDGVVRFERKGRDKKQVSVYPVAKEA from the coding sequence ATGTTGATGAAAATGAATTTGCAATTCTTCGCTCATAAAAAAGGTGGCGGTTCTACTTCCAACGGTCGTGACTCAGAATCTAAACGTTTAGGCGCTAAACGTGCGGACGGTCAAACTGTTACAGGTGGCTCAATCCTTTACCGCCAACGCGGTACTAAAATTTATCCAGGTGTAAACGTGGGTAAAGGTGGCGACGATACTTTATTTGCTAAAGTTGATGGTGTAGTACGTTTCGAACGTAAAGGCCGTGACAAAAAACAAGTATCTGTCTACCCAGTAGCGAAAGAAGCTTAA